A genomic region of Phragmites australis chromosome 2, lpPhrAust1.1, whole genome shotgun sequence contains the following coding sequences:
- the LOC133901891 gene encoding beta-glucosidase 1: MAGVCRTGGVQRCLLALLLLLSIVAGAADVGVSGAGVEAGEKAAAWTGGLSRRSFPNGFVFGTAASAYQVEGMALKDGRGPSIWDAFVKIPGEIANNATADVTVDEYHRYKEDVSIMKKIGFDAYRFSISWSRIFPNGTGKVNWKGVAYYNRLINYMLKIGITPYANLYHYDLPEALEVQYGGLLNRKVVKAFADYADFCFKTFGDRVKNWMTFNEPRVVAALGYDDGRFAPGRCTKCKAGNSATEPYIVAHHLILSHAAAVQRYRQKYQSTQKGRIGILLDFVWYEGLTNSTADQAAAQRSRDFHVGWFLHPIIYGEYPKSVQEIVKQRLPKFTAEEVRMVKGSIDYVGVNQYTAYYVRDQQPNATTLLSYSNDWRAEFAYERNGVPIGPRANSDWLYIVPWGLYKAVTYVKENYGNPTMFLSENGMDDPGNVTIAQGVNDATRVSYYRSYISKLKEAIDDGANCVGYFAWSLLDNFEWKLGYTSRFGLVYVDFRTLRRYRKTSTYWFRDVITGKNG, translated from the exons ATGGCTGGTGTTTGTCGTACAGGCGGCGTGCAACGTTGCTTGCTCGCGCTGCTTCTTTTGCTTTCGATTGTCGCCGGAGCGGCCGACGTCGGTGTCAGCGGTGCCGGCGTGGAGGCAGGGGAAAAGGCTGCGGCATGGACGGGCGGGCTGAGCCGGCGGAGCTTCCCGAACGGGTTCGTGTTCGGGACGGCGGCGTCGGCGTACCAGGTGGAGGGCATGGCACTCAAGGACGGCCGCGGGCCTAGCATCTGGGACGCCTTCGTCAAGATCCCCG GCGAGATTGCAAACAACGCCACGGCGGACGTTACTGTTGACGAGTACCATCGGTACAAG GAGGACGTGAGCATCATGAAAAAGATTGGGTTTGATGCATACCGATTTTCAATCTCATGGTCAAGAATATTTCCGA ATGGAACTGGAAAAGTGAACTGGAAAGGAGTGGCATACTATAACAGGTTGATAAACTACATGTTGAAGATAG GCATTACACCTTATGCAAATTTGTACCACTATGACTTACCAGAGGCACTAGAAGTGCAATATGGCGGGCTGTTGAACAGAAAAGTGGT GAAAGCATTCGCAGACTATGCCGATTTCTGCTTCAAGACATTTGGTGACAGAGTAAAGAACTGGATGACATTTAATGAGCCAAGGGTCGTCGCTGCTCTAGGATACGACGATGGCAGATTCGCACCTGGAAGATGCACGAAATGCAAGGCTGGAAACTCCGCTACCGAGCCTTACATCGTCGCCCATCACCTCATTCTTTCCCATGCTGCTGCTGTTCAGAGATACCGCCAAAAGTATCAG TCAACACAAAAGGGAAGGATTGGAATTCTTCTGGATTTTGTCTGGTATGAGGGCCTTACAAATTCAACAGCTGACCAGGCCGCGGCTCAAAGATCAAGAGACTTCCATGTGGGATG GTTTCTGCACCCAATCATCTACGGTGAGTACCCAAAATCGGTGCAAGAAATTGTGAAACAACGGCTCCCCAAGTTTACAGCTGAAGAGGTCAGGATGGTCAAAGGCTCGATCGACTACGTTGGCGTGAATCAGTATACTGCTTATTATGTTCGTGATCAGCAGCCTAATGCAACAACTCTCCTTAGCTACTCGAATGACTGGCGTGCTGAATTTGCTT ATGAGCGCAACGGTGTGCCTATTGGACCAAGG GCAAATTCAGATTGGCTTTACATCGTGCCTTGGGGATTATACAAAGCCGTCACTTACGTCAAGGAGAATTATGGCAACCCCACAATGTTTCTATCTGAAAACG GTATGGATGACCCGGGCAATGTGACCATCGCCCAGGGTGTGAACGACGCGACGAGGGTGAGCTACTACCGGAGCTACATCAGCAAGCTGAAGGAGGCGATCGACGACGGCGCCAACTGCGTGGGCTACTTCGCCTGGTCCCTGCTGGACAACTTCGAGTGGAAGCTGGGCTACACGTCCAGGTTCGGCCTGGTATACGTGGACTTCAGGACGCTCAGGCGGTACCGCAAGACCTCGACCTACTGGTTCAGGGATGTCATCACCGGCAAGAACGGATGA